GGAAATGTATTCATTACCTCCAGGACTATTACAAGCAAAATGGAATTGCCCCTATGATCCGTGTATTCTGTAAGGCTGTTGGTCTTAAGTTGAAACAGATTTATGAATTGTTCCCATCTGGGCCAGCAAAAGGCGCTTGTAAAATGGCTGGTTTACCAAAACCCACAGGGTGTGTATAGACAAAAAATCACCCCCATCTTGAGGTGGGGGTGATGTTTTTTAAAAGAGGGCTTTAATAAATTCTTTTGCTTCAAAGGGACGTAGGGCTGTAATTTCTTCTCCTATGCCAATAAAACGTAAAGGAATTTTAAATTCATGGCAAATACTTATAACAATCCCTCCTTTTGCTGTTCCATCCAATTTTGCAAGAATAAGACCTGTAATATTTAATGCTTCATGAAAAAGTTTTGTTTGTGAAATGGCATTTTGACCAGTAGTAGCATCTAAAATAAGCA
This genomic stretch from Candidatus Desulfofervidus auxilii harbors:
- a CDS encoding TusE/DsrC/DsvC family sulfur relay protein, whose amino-acid sequence is MPVVEYKGKKFEVDEDGFLSGGIDVWCPEWVEYVKELEGIKEITDMHWKCIHYLQDYYKQNGIAPMIRVFCKAVGLKLKQIYELFPSGPAKGACKMAGLPKPTGCV